In Dermacentor silvarum isolate Dsil-2018 chromosome 2, BIME_Dsil_1.4, whole genome shotgun sequence, the following proteins share a genomic window:
- the LOC119441114 gene encoding twist-related protein 2, with protein MPHTPSVFPSAVLEDSCLPSPAADTHYAVLQASYQQNLSHQQHHQHGHVPHVIVQHPVPQLVSNGDACHPRLHQQQHRLPSPNGAEERSPVGEHLQGIVKRQRKPSQQQQQQQQHHHHHQQHSLKRNDSDGESSSSSSDGSRSRKRPCHSFEELQSQRMLANVRERQRTQSLNEAFASLRKIIPTMPSDKLSKIQTLKLASMYISFLFEVLNSDETESKLSSQCSFIANEHLSYAFSVWRMEGEWSTL; from the coding sequence ATGCCTCACACGCCGAGCGTGTTTCCTTCTGCGGTGCTGGAGGACAGCTGCCTGCCCTCGCCAGCGGCCGATACCCACTACGCCGTCCTGCAGGCTTCGTATCAGCAAAACTTGTCTCATCAGCAGCATCACCAGCACGGCCACGTCCCCCACGTCATCGTCCAGCACCCGGTGCCTCAGCTGGTGTCCAACGGCGACGCGTGCCACCCTCGCCTTCACCAACAGCAGCATCGGCTGCCCTCCCCGAACGGCGCCGAAGAGCGATCGCCCGTCGGAGAGCACCTGCAGGGAATCGTCAAGCGCCAGCGCAAAccgtcgcagcagcagcagcaacaacaacaacaccaccaccaccaccagcagcacAGTTTAAAGAGGAACGACTCGGACGGCGagtcgtcgtcctcgtcgtcggACGGTTCGCGGTCGCGCAAGCGTCCCTGTCACAGCTTCGAGGAACTGCAGTCGCAGCGCATGCTGGCCAACGTGCGCGAGCGGCAGCGGACGCAGTCGCTGAACGAGGCGTTCGCGTCGCTGCGCAAGATCATCCCGACCATGCCGTCGGACAAGCTGAGCAAGATCCAGACCCTCAAGCTGGCCTCCATGTACATCTCCTTCCTGTTCGAGGTGCTCAACAGCGACGAGACCGAGAGCAAACTGAGCAGCCAGTGCAGCTTCATCGCGAACGAACACCTCAGCTACGCCTTCTCCGTCTGGAGGATGGAAGGCGAGTGGTCCACGCTCTGA